The Papio anubis isolate 15944 chromosome 1, Panubis1.0, whole genome shotgun sequence genome window below encodes:
- the ANP32E gene encoding acidic leucine-rich nuclear phosphoprotein 32 family member E isoform X3, whose translation MEMKKKINLELRNRAPEEVTELVLDNCLCVNGEIEGLNDTFKELEFLSMANVELSSLARLPSLNKLRKLELSDNIISGGLEVLAEKCPNLTYLNLSGNKIKDLSTVEALQNLKNLKSLDLFNCEITNLEDYRESIFELLQQITYLDGFDQEDNEAPDSEEEDDEDGDEDDEEEEENEAGPPEGYEEEEEEEEDEDEDEDEDEDEAGSELGEGEEEVGLSYLMKEEIQDEEDDDDYVEEGEEEEEEEEGLRGEKRKRDAEDDGEEDD comes from the exons ATGGAGATGAAGAAGAAGATTAACCTGGAGTTAAGGAACAGAGCCCCGGAGGAG GTGACAGAGTTAGTCCTTGATAATTGCCTGTGTGTAAATGGGGAAATTGAAGGCCTGAATGATACTTTCAAAGAACTAGAATTTCTGAGTATGGCTAATGTGGAACTAAGTTCACTGGCCCGGCTTCCCAGCTTAAATAAACTTCGAAAA TTGGAGCTTAGTGATAACATAAtttctggaggcttggaagtcctGGCAGAGAAATGTCCAAATCTTACCTACCTCAATCTgagtggaaacaaaataaaagatctcAGTACAGTAGAAGCTCTG caaaatcttaaaaatttgaaaagtctTGACCTGTTTAACTGTGAGATCACAAACCTGGAAGATTATAGAGAAAGTATTTTTGAACTGCTGCAACAAATCACATACTTAGATGGATTTGATCAGGAGGATAATGAAGCACCGGACTCTGAAGAGGAGGATGATGAGG atggagatgaagatgatgaagaggaagaggaaaatgaagctgGTCCACCAGAAGGatatgaggaagaggaggaggaagaggaagatgaggatgaggatgaagatgaagatgaagatgaagcaGGTTCAGAgttgggagagggagaagaggaagtggGCCTCTCATacttaatgaaagaagaaattcag gatgaagaagatgatgatgattatgttgaagaaggggaagaagaggaagaggagg AAGAAGGTCTTCGAGGGGAGAAGAGGAAACGAGATGCTGAAGATGATGGAGAGGAAGATGACTAG
- the ANP32E gene encoding acidic leucine-rich nuclear phosphoprotein 32 family member E isoform X2, whose protein sequence is MEMKKKINLELRNRAPEEVTELVLDNCLCVNGEIEGLNDTFKELEFLSMANVELSSLARLPSLNKLRKLELSDNIISGGLEVLAEKCPNLTYLNLSGNKIKDLSTVEALQNLKNLKSLDLFNCEITNLEDYRESIFELLQQITYLDGFDQEDNEAPDSEEEDDEDGDEDDEEEEENEAGPPEGYEEEEEEEEDEDEDEDEDEDEAGSELGEGEEEVGLSYLMKEEIQDEEDDDDYVEEGEEEEEEEEEGLRGEKRKRDAEDDGEEDD, encoded by the exons ATGGAGATGAAGAAGAAGATTAACCTGGAGTTAAGGAACAGAGCCCCGGAGGAG GTGACAGAGTTAGTCCTTGATAATTGCCTGTGTGTAAATGGGGAAATTGAAGGCCTGAATGATACTTTCAAAGAACTAGAATTTCTGAGTATGGCTAATGTGGAACTAAGTTCACTGGCCCGGCTTCCCAGCTTAAATAAACTTCGAAAA TTGGAGCTTAGTGATAACATAAtttctggaggcttggaagtcctGGCAGAGAAATGTCCAAATCTTACCTACCTCAATCTgagtggaaacaaaataaaagatctcAGTACAGTAGAAGCTCTG caaaatcttaaaaatttgaaaagtctTGACCTGTTTAACTGTGAGATCACAAACCTGGAAGATTATAGAGAAAGTATTTTTGAACTGCTGCAACAAATCACATACTTAGATGGATTTGATCAGGAGGATAATGAAGCACCGGACTCTGAAGAGGAGGATGATGAGG atggagatgaagatgatgaagaggaagaggaaaatgaagctgGTCCACCAGAAGGatatgaggaagaggaggaggaagaggaagatgaggatgaggatgaagatgaagatgaagatgaagcaGGTTCAGAgttgggagagggagaagaggaagtggGCCTCTCATacttaatgaaagaagaaattcag gatgaagaagatgatgatgattatgttgaagaaggggaagaagaggaagaggagg AAGAAGAAGGTCTTCGAGGGGAGAAGAGGAAACGAGATGCTGAAGATGATGGAGAGGAAGATGACTAG
- the ANP32E gene encoding acidic leucine-rich nuclear phosphoprotein 32 family member E isoform X1: protein MEMKKKINLELRNRAPEEVTELVLDNCLCVNGEIEGLNDTFKELEFLSMANVELSSLARLPSLNKLRKLELSDNIISGGLEVLAEKCPNLTYLNLSGNKIKDLSTVEALMEMKMMKRKRKMKLVHQKDMRKRRRKRKMRMRMKMKMKMKQVQSWEREKRKWASHT, encoded by the exons ATGGAGATGAAGAAGAAGATTAACCTGGAGTTAAGGAACAGAGCCCCGGAGGAG GTGACAGAGTTAGTCCTTGATAATTGCCTGTGTGTAAATGGGGAAATTGAAGGCCTGAATGATACTTTCAAAGAACTAGAATTTCTGAGTATGGCTAATGTGGAACTAAGTTCACTGGCCCGGCTTCCCAGCTTAAATAAACTTCGAAAA TTGGAGCTTAGTGATAACATAAtttctggaggcttggaagtcctGGCAGAGAAATGTCCAAATCTTACCTACCTCAATCTgagtggaaacaaaataaaagatctcAGTACAGTAGAAGCTCTG atggagatgaagatgatgaagaggaagaggaaaatgaagctgGTCCACCAGAAGGatatgaggaagaggaggaggaagaggaagatgaggatgaggatgaagatgaagatgaagatgaagcaGGTTCAGAgttgggagagggagaagaggaagtggGCCTCTCATacttaa